The window CGAGACCGGGAGATCCCATCGGGGAACTCGTGCACGAGCTCCGCCGGGAGAAGGATGCCCAGGTGATGGGCATCTACGCTCGTGCCCTCGAGCGCGGCGAGCTGCGGCCAGACGCCGACCCCCGGCTCATCCATGGCCTGCTCTTCGGCGCCGTGATCAGCTTCGAACTGCTTCGCTGGGGTGACGAGGAGAGCACGCCCGTGGAAGCCATGATCGATCTCGTGCTCGCCGGAGTGCGGAGTCCCCCCAAGGCGGTGCGGCGCCGCCCGGCGGGCGGCAGGCAGGCTCGCTGACCCGGAGCTCGGCCAGGCAGGCCGGGGCCAAGGGTGTGCACCCCACCCGCTCGCCTGCTGGGGTGACGTAGGGGACGAGGATTCCCTCCCATCACGACGCGACCCACCCTATTGGCCGAGGGGCCAATGGTGAAGGAAGGGGTTCATGACATCCACGGAGAGCCGCCGCCCCCTGGGGGCGCAAGTCCTGGGGAAGGGCCAGACGCGGTTTCGAGTCTGGGCGCCCCGCCGCCGCCGGGTGGACGTCTGTCTGCAGGAGGACAGGGGCGCGCGCTACCTGCCCCTCGAGCCTCGCGCACAGGGGTACTTCGAGGGCATCCACCCCGTCGCCCCGGGCAGCCTCTACAAATACCGGTTGGACGGAGGCGAGTGCTTCCCCGATCCCTGCTCACACTTCCAGCCCGAGGGGCCTCATGGTCCCTCGCAGGTGGTGAACCCCACGGGCTACGCCTGGAAGGACGGGGACTGGAAGGGCATCACCCTCAAGGGTCAGGTCCTCTATGAGTTGCACCTGGGCACCTTCACGCCCGAGGGCACCTATGCCGCGGCGGCCCGCAAGCTGCCACTGCTCAAGGAGCTGGGCATCACCACGCTGGAGTTGATGCCGCTGCACACCTGTCCGGGCCGCTTCAACTGGGGCTACGACGGCGCACAGCTCTTCGCCCCCCACCCCGCCCATGGCGGCCCCGACGAGCTGCGGCGGCTGGTGGACGAGGCCCACCGGCTGGGGCTCGGCATCATCCTGGACGTCGTCTACAACCACCTCGGTCCGGACGGGAACTACCTGTCCCAGTTCTCCCAGGGCTACTTCAACCCGAAGTACCCCAACGAGTGGGGAGACCCCACCAACTTCGATGACGGAGAGGCCGCGGGGCACTCGCGCGAGTTCTTCATCCAGAATGCTTGTCATTGGGTGACCGACTATCACTTCGACGGGCTGCGCCTGGACGCCACGCAGAGCCTGTATGACGCCTCGCCCCGGCACATCGTGGCGGAGCTCGTCGAGCGGGTGCGCGAGGCGGCCGGCAAGCGACAGGTGCTCATCATCGGGGAGAACGAGCCCCAGGACGTGAAGCTGGTGACGCCTCCGGCGAGGGGCGGCTATGGGGTGGATGCGCTCTGGGTGGATGACTTCCACCACACGGCGAAGGTGGCGGCCACGGGCCGCTCCGAGGCCTACATGCAGGACTACTGTGGCAGCGCGCAGGAATTGCTGTCGTGCGCGCTGCGCAACTCCCTGTTCCAGGGCCAGTACTACCAATGGCAGAAGAAGCCACGGGGCACGCCGCTGCTGCACACGCCGGCGCCCCACTTCGTCTTCTATCTGCAGAACCATGATCAGCTCGCCAATGCGCTCAAGGGCGAGCGGATGCACCAGCAGATGGGGCTCGCGCGCGCCCGGGCGATCACCACGCTCATGCTGCTGCTGCCCCAGACGCCCATGCTCTTCATGGGCCAGGAGTTCTTCGCCTCCTCGCCCTTCCTCTACTTCGTGGACCACAAGCCCGAGCTGCAGGAGTTGGTGCGCAAGGGGCGCAACGACTTCCTCTCCCAGTTCGCCAGCGCTCGTCACGCCCTGGAGCAGGAGGGCTACCAGGTCCCCTTCGGCGAGGAGGCCTTCCTGCGCTCCAAGCTCGACTGGAGCGAGCGGGAGCGCAACGCGGAGGCGCTCGCGCTCCACCGGGACCTGCTGAAGCTGCGGCGGGAGGATCCGGTGTTCGCGGCCCAGGACACGGCGCGGCTGGCGGGCGCGGTGCTGTCGAAGGAAGCGCTGGTGTTGCGCTACTTCGGAGGCGAGCGGGAGGGCGACCGGCTGCTGGTGCTCAACCTGGGCACGGAGCTGGAAATGGCCCCGTGCCCCGAGCCGCTGTTGGTTCCGCCCCCGGGAAATAAGTGGCGCCCGCTCCTGGCTTCTGAGCACGTCCGCTACGGTGGCATGGGAAGCCCCCCGTTCGCGGAGGACGGCCGCATCCGAATTCCCGGACAGATGGCGCTCGTGCTCACGAGCGAGGAGGAGAAGAAGTGACCGCTGCGATTGAAAGCCCCACCCTGCCCCGGTTGTCCTTCTCCTGGCCCGAGGGCGCGGAGCTCGCGGACGTGCTGACGCGCGAGTGGCTCGTGACCAACGGGCGCGGCGGCTATGCCTCGGGCACGCTGCCCGGGTGCAACACGCGGCGCTACCACGGGTTGTTCATTCCTGGCCTGGAGAAGAAGGGCCGTACGGTGATGCTGGCCCGGCTCAACGAGGAAGCGCTGGTGGGGGGCCAGAAGTACCGCCTGGACGTGGAGGAATGCGCGAATGGCACCCAGGTGGGCGGGGGCGCTCGGCTGCTGCGCGGCTTCCACCTGGAGGGCCTGGTGCCGCACTGGATCTACCAGGTGGGCGAGGCACGCATTCAACGCACGCTGTCACTCGTGCACGGAGAGAACACGCTCGTCGTGGTGTGGGAACACCTGTCGGGGCCCGAGGTGGGGCTGCGGCTGAGACCCTTCCCGGCCCTGCGCATGCACGACGACAAGCTGCACTCCACCCTGCTCGAGCCCTGCGTGCTCCTGTTGGACTCGCGGGTGGAGATCCGGGCGCGCGAGGAGGCACCGCCCATGCGGATGCGCCTCTATTCGTCCGCGCCAGCGCCGTTCGTGGGGTTGCGCCAGACGAGCGCGCAGCAGCTCTACCGGGTGGAGAAGGCGCGCGGGTATGACCACGTGGAGACACTGGTGAGCCCGGGCTACTTCGACTGCACGCTGCGCCCGGGCGAGTTCCTGGCGATGTGTGTCACCACGGAAGTTCCCGATGTCCTGGAGCGCAATCCCCAGGAGACGCTGTCGCTGGAGTACGAGCGCGAGCGGCGACTGCTGGTGAAGGTGCCCCCGGCCGCGCGCACGGGGGTGTCGGCGCGGCTGGTGCTCGCGGCGGATCAATTCATCATCGCGCCCACGCGGTCCACGGACGAGGCGTGGGCGCGCGCGGTGGGTCAGGACGTGCGCTCGGTGATCGCCGGCTACCACTGGTTCACCGACTGGGGCCGCGACACGATGATCTCCCTGGAGGGGCTGACGTTGAGCACGGGCCGCCACGCCACGGCGGCGGCCATCCTGCGCACCTTCCATCACCACGTGCGCGACGGCCTGTTGCCCAACCTCTTCCCCGAGGGCGAATCCGAGGGCCTGTACCACACCGCGGACGCGACGCTGTGGTTCTTCCACGCCGTGGACCGCTACCTCCAGCACACGAAGGACGAGCAGTTGCTGCGCGACTTCTATCCGACGCTGGCGGGCATCATCGCGCACCACCAGAAGGGCACGCGCCACAACATCCGCGTGGACCCGAAGGATGGGCTGTTGAGCCAGGGCGAGGAGGGCTACCAGCTCACGTGGATGGACGCGAAGGTGGACGGCTGGGTGGTGACGCCCCGGCGAGGCAAGGCGGTGGAGCTCAACGCGCTGTGGTTCAACGCCTTGCGGCTGATGGTGGAGTGGTCCGAGCGGCTGGGCGAGGACGCGCGGCCCTACGCCGCGGCGGCGGAGCAGGCCCACGGGAGCTTCAACCGGCGCTTCTGGAACCCGGCCACCGGGTGCCTGTTCGACGTGGTGGATGGCGAGAACGGCAAGGAGGATCCCGCGGTGAGACCGAACCAGGTGTTCGCGATCTCGCTGAAGAACCCGGTGCTGCGGCGGGACAAGTGGGAGCCGGTGATGGCCAAGGTGCGCGAGCACCTGCTGACACCGGTGGGCCTGCGCAGCCTCGCGCCCGGACACCCGGACTACAAGCCGAACTACGACGGCGACCTGAGGGCGCGCGACGCGGCGTACCACCAGGGCACCGTGTGGGGGTGGCTCATCGGCCACTACGTGGACGCGACGCTGAAGCTGACCGAGGACAAGCGCGACGCGCGAGCCGTGCTCGAGGGCATGAAACAGCACCTGGAGCACTCGGGCGTGGGGCAGATCAGCGAGATCTTCGATGCCACGGAGCCCTTCCGTCCCCGCGGGTGCATCGCGCAGGCCTGGAGCGTGGCGGAGACCCTGCGCGTGTTCCTGAAGACGGACATGCCCTGAGCCACACCCCCGCCCTCCGGCTCCTCGGGCGGTTGCCACGGGCGCGAGAGCGGACCGTGCTAGAAGGTGGGGCCGCCGGAGACCCGGATCCCGTTCTCGGGCCGGTGTCTCCTCGGCCCTCGGAGGAACACATCATGTATGGTCTGATCGGAAGGATGATCGCCGCGCCGGGCAAGCGGGACGAGCTGCTCTCCGCGCTGAACGGCAGCATCGGCCACATGCCCGGATGCCTCAGTTATGTCATCGCGCTCGATCGCGAGCACCCGGATGCCCTCTGGGTCACGGAAGTCTGGGACAGCGCGGAGAGCCACAAGGCGTCCCTGTCGCTGCCAGAGGTGCGCGCGGCGATCACCAAGGCCCGGCCGATCATCGCCGGATTCGACAACCGGGTGGAGACGATCCCCGTCGGTGGGGTGGGCCTGGCGGGGGCGAAGTAACGGCGCGAGGACGCCCGCTCCCGCGAGCCCAGGCCGTTCGCTAGTGGGTAATCGCCCGAAACACGGGCGAGGGCGCCAAGATGCCGCGCTACCCTCCCGCGCATGGCACGGACCGAGAAAGAGAAGATGCTCGCCGGTGAGCTGTATGTCGCGGCGGACCCGGAGCTGGCGGCGGAGCGCGCGCGGGCGCGCAAGCTGCTGCGCGCCTACAACCAGTCCACCGAGGACGAGCTGGCGCAGCGCGAGAGTCTGCTCTCCCAGCTCCTGGGCTCGGCGGGCCCGGGGGTGTGGATCGAGCCGCCGTTCTTCTGTGACTACGGCGAGCACATCCGGCTGGGCGCGCGTGTGTACATGAACTTCCAGTGCGTCATCCTCGACTGCAATCTGGTGACGCTGGGAGATGACGTGTTCCTGGGCCCCGGTGTGCACATCTACGCGGCCACCCATCCGTTGGATCCGGACGAGCGAATCAAGGGCCCCGAGTTGGGGCGTCCCGTCACCATTGGCGCCAAGGTGTGGATTGGCGGCGGGTCCATCATCTGCCCGGGAGTGACGATCGGCGAGGGCTCCACCATTGGCGCGGGCAGCGTAGTGGTGAAGGACATCCCCCCCTACGTCTTCGCCGGGGGCAATCCCTGCCGTGTCATCCGAAACCTGCGCTGAGCACCTCGTATGACAGGAATTGATTCGGAGGTTCCTCCACTGGCGCGTGAGTGGGCGGCGCGCTTCGCCCACTTCGAGCAGGTGCGGGCGGTGGCGCTCGGTGGTTCCTGGGTGACGGGGTCCGCCGATCCGCTCTCGGACCTGGACGTGATCGTCTATGCGAGCCCTCCGCCTCCCGCCGAGGCGCGGCGCGCCCTCATCCTGCCCACCGCGCGGCGGGCAGAGATCGACAACACGTTCTTCGGCACCGGCGACGAGTGGATCGACCAGGGCGGCCAGGGCGTGGACGCGGCCTACTGGAGCCCGGAGTGGATGGAGGACCAGTTGGAGCGTGTCCTCGTGCGCTTCGAGGCGTCGCTCGGCTACACCACCAGCTTCTGGCACACGCTGAGGAACTCACGCGTGCTCTTCGATCGGACGGGCTGGCTCACGCGGCTCCAGGAGCAGGCACGGATGCCCTATCCGGAGCCCCTGCGCCGGGCCATCGTGGAGAAGAACCACCCGGTGCTGCGGCGGAAGCTCGCGTCGTACCTGGAGCAGATTGAACTCGCGCTGAGCCGGGCGGACCTGGTGAGCGTGCAACACCGGGTGACGGCGGTGTTGGCGAGCTACTTCGACATCCTGTTCGCGGTGAACCTCGTCCCGCACCCGGGCGAGAAGCGGCTGCTGGCGCACGCGAAGCGGATATGCCCGAAGCGTCCACCCGAGTTGGAGGCCCAGCTGGAGGCGGTGATTCGCTCGGTGGGTCTTCCCGCGCAGGACCTGCTGCCCAACCTCCATGCACTGCTGGATGGGCTGGACGCACTGCTGGAGTCCGAGGGGTTGCTCCCACGCTGGGGAGACACGCCCTGATGGGTGCCGGGGTCATGGTCCTCGTGACCCCATCACCCTCCTCCGAAACGAGGCTCAGTGGTGGACGGACGGCTGTTGGTCCGAGGTGGCCTTGGGTGCCAGCGGCGACTCGAGGCGCGCGGCGATGCCCTGGCTCACCTGACGCAGCAGCGCGGCGCAGAACGCCTTCAGGTCATCCGGCTTGCGCGACGTGATGAGGCCACCGTCCTCCACCACCTCGCGGTCCACCCAACGCGCCCCCGCGTTGATGAGGTCCGTCTTGATAGAGGGAAAGGACGTCACCGTGCGGCCGTCCGCGATGTCCGCCTCCACCAGCATCCATGGCCCGTGGCAGATGGAGGCGATGGGCTTGTCCGCCTTGAAGAAGTCACGCACGAATCCCACCATGGGGATCTCCATGCGCAGGTGGTCCGGCGAGTAGCCTCCCGGAATCACCAGGGCCGCGAAGTCCTCCTCCCGGACGTCCTTCACCGACTTCTCGGCCGTGATGACCTCCTTGCCCTTCTTTCCCTTCAACTGCCTGCCCGCCTCCACGCCGATGATGACCGCCTCGTGGCCGGCCTTCTTCACCTCGTCGTAGGGAACGCGGAACTCCGCGTCCTCGAAATCATTGGCCACGATGAATGCGATGCGTGCCATGTCCCGCCTCCTTGGAATGGGGTGTGTCCTGAGCAAGACAAGGTGCACACGCCCTTCCCGGAGGTAAACGCGGTCCCCGCCCGGCAGCGCAGCGGACGGGCAGGGAGTCAGCCGCTCAGGGCTCGAGCTGCACGGCGTAGACGGTCCACCGGGCGCTCTCCAAGGGCGCGTCCCGGGCGACCTCCAGCCGAGTGGGCGAGGTCAGCCAGAACCGTGCGGCCCCCGCCCCCGGGACGTCATTCCAGCGGTACGACGTCTCCCCAGCCCCCTGTCCGCCATGCACCTGGCTGCTGGAGAGCAGCAGGGTCCGGGTTGGATCCACGTCGGACAGGGTCTCCGTGGCGGTGAGGGCGTGGTCGTCGATCGACACGTTCCTCGCCTGGACGGAGGAGCCCTCGGGGAACGTGAGGCGCTCGTAGGCGATCTCGGAGATCTCGGCCCCATTGCAGGACGAGGAACCGGCCCCACGCGAGAAGCGCAACACGTCCGGCCCCAGCATCTCTCCCCGCACCATGCGGTTGCAGATGGCGGAGTCGTTGCCCGTCGCCTGGAAGGTGGACGTCAACACCGAGCGGCTCGTCTCCGCCGGGGAGACGCTGACGTCCACTGGCGCGGTGGTCATCTTCCCCGCCAGCCCCCGGGTCACCGAAAGGCCATCGAGTTCCACGACCTGCACGGAGTACTTCGCACCTCCATCGCAGTCCGCCTTCAGATCGATCTTCACCTGCGTACTGCTCGTCAGCCGCACCATCGCGAAGTCGTTGGCGTCCGTTGCCGACCCGAATTGCGAGGAGCTGAAGAGCACGAAGCTCTTCTCCATCCGCACGCTCGGGGAAAGATTCGCGGTCAGGGAGCTCCGGTTGCTGCTGGGGCACGACAGCTCCAGGTGCTGGACACGCAGGCCGCGCGAGAGTTCCACCACCTGCCACTGGATGTTGGCGGTGCCCTCCGATTTGGCCCTGCTGCACGTGAGGCTGGAGGTGCTGGTCAGGTGGCAGCGAACGAAGGAGTGCTCCGTCTTCTCGTTGTTCGTGGTGGCCTGGAAGACGAGGAAGGACCGTTCCCGACTGCCCAGGGAGGGATCGATGGGACACGTCACGCTCGTCTCCCTATCGGGCAGCGTGCACGTGCCTCGCCGCACCACCGGCGCCACGCGCTGGGCCTGCGTCACGGAAGTCATTCCCGCGGAGGCCGCCGTCACGTTGACCGGGCCGCCCGTCCTGCCCTTGAAGTAGAAGCTCCCCGAGGGGACGCTCGGAGACAGGGTGAGCGTCGAGAGACCATTCGTGCATCCGGCATCCGCGTAGAAGCTCATCCCCATGCCCACGGTGGCGGACAGATCGACCGGGATCTCGGAGGAAGGGAGCGTGGGGTTGTCGAAGGCATCCAGGGTGCGGACCGTGGCCTGTGGCGAGCAACTCCCGGCCAGCACCGCCTGCCCGGGAAGGCTCAGGGACAGCTTCGAGGCGGGCCCCGCGTTGATCCCGCGCGTGTACCGAGCGTCGGCGCTCCCCGCCATGGAGGCCACGATCGAGGCCTCGCCGGCTCGGGTCCCCCGGAAATAGAGCGTCAGCGAGACGGCGCCCTCCGGGAAGGTGGCCGAGGACAGCCGCGTGCCACAAGACGCGTCCGAGTAGAGCGCCAGCTGCGCCGAGGGCGCGGGCGAGAACGAGACCGTCTGCCGGGGACCCGGGGCGGCGTTGTCGTACGCGTCGCGCCGCTCG is drawn from Cystobacter fuscus DSM 2262 and contains these coding sequences:
- a CDS encoding putative metal-binding motif-containing protein, with amino-acid sequence MNRVVPALLLVLWGCGGDRVALQALIQVDPQLPASCIALDVTRADGSVLQSQKLARPPDRQQLRVAIFQGALPQDIQLQARALWGAACEEPLLANGWSAPVTARFERTVGAVSLRLELPPPSLDADRDGFVSQAEGGPDCDDALPQSRPGVQELCDASADLNCDGLWGCDDSTCSQRACSRTASAIVFTSPERQAIAGECSPQPVVVERRDVLGQPAVPNHATALRLSASSSLEATLYADAACRSLLVPAIPARARSLSFYVRGTRATSGLLTASSALGEASLAHTLLPGAPAKLAFSAASDSLLAGECVPLTLERRDAYDNAAPGPRQTVSFSPAPSAQLALYSDASCGTRLSSATFPEGAVSLTLYFRGTRAGEASIVASMAGSADARYTRGINAGPASKLSLSLPGQAVLAGSCSPQATVRTLDAFDNPTLPSSEIPVDLSATVGMGMSFYADAGCTNGLSTLTLSPSVPSGSFYFKGRTGGPVNVTAASAGMTSVTQAQRVAPVVRRGTCTLPDRETSVTCPIDPSLGSRERSFLVFQATTNNEKTEHSFVRCHLTSTSSLTCSRAKSEGTANIQWQVVELSRGLRVQHLELSCPSSNRSSLTANLSPSVRMEKSFVLFSSSQFGSATDANDFAMVRLTSSTQVKIDLKADCDGGAKYSVQVVELDGLSVTRGLAGKMTTAPVDVSVSPAETSRSVLTSTFQATGNDSAICNRMVRGEMLGPDVLRFSRGAGSSSCNGAEISEIAYERLTFPEGSSVQARNVSIDDHALTATETLSDVDPTRTLLLSSSQVHGGQGAGETSYRWNDVPGAGAARFWLTSPTRLEVARDAPLESARWTVYAVQLEP
- a CDS encoding amylo-alpha-1,6-glucosidase, translated to MTAAIESPTLPRLSFSWPEGAELADVLTREWLVTNGRGGYASGTLPGCNTRRYHGLFIPGLEKKGRTVMLARLNEEALVGGQKYRLDVEECANGTQVGGGARLLRGFHLEGLVPHWIYQVGEARIQRTLSLVHGENTLVVVWEHLSGPEVGLRLRPFPALRMHDDKLHSTLLEPCVLLLDSRVEIRAREEAPPMRMRLYSSAPAPFVGLRQTSAQQLYRVEKARGYDHVETLVSPGYFDCTLRPGEFLAMCVTTEVPDVLERNPQETLSLEYERERRLLVKVPPAARTGVSARLVLAADQFIIAPTRSTDEAWARAVGQDVRSVIAGYHWFTDWGRDTMISLEGLTLSTGRHATAAAILRTFHHHVRDGLLPNLFPEGESEGLYHTADATLWFFHAVDRYLQHTKDEQLLRDFYPTLAGIIAHHQKGTRHNIRVDPKDGLLSQGEEGYQLTWMDAKVDGWVVTPRRGKAVELNALWFNALRLMVEWSERLGEDARPYAAAAEQAHGSFNRRFWNPATGCLFDVVDGENGKEDPAVRPNQVFAISLKNPVLRRDKWEPVMAKVREHLLTPVGLRSLAPGHPDYKPNYDGDLRARDAAYHQGTVWGWLIGHYVDATLKLTEDKRDARAVLEGMKQHLEHSGVGQISEIFDATEPFRPRGCIAQAWSVAETLRVFLKTDMP
- a CDS encoding TetR/AcrR family transcriptional regulator, whose translation is MLEVVLSELDRVGHEKLAFEQVAARAGVNKVTLYRHWPTKLELIRAALLRVSDETPSRPDTGTLRGDLLEQFRVLRAQARKPSRRAVFRLLFDARPGDPIGELVHELRREKDAQVMGIYARALERGELRPDADPRLIHGLLFGAVISFELLRWGDEESTPVEAMIDLVLAGVRSPPKAVRRRPAGGRQAR
- a CDS encoding nucleotidyltransferase domain-containing protein; protein product: MTGIDSEVPPLAREWAARFAHFEQVRAVALGGSWVTGSADPLSDLDVIVYASPPPPAEARRALILPTARRAEIDNTFFGTGDEWIDQGGQGVDAAYWSPEWMEDQLERVLVRFEASLGYTTSFWHTLRNSRVLFDRTGWLTRLQEQARMPYPEPLRRAIVEKNHPVLRRKLASYLEQIELALSRADLVSVQHRVTAVLASYFDILFAVNLVPHPGEKRLLAHAKRICPKRPPELEAQLEAVIRSVGLPAQDLLPNLHALLDGLDALLESEGLLPRWGDTP
- a CDS encoding type 1 glutamine amidotransferase domain-containing protein; translated protein: MARIAFIVANDFEDAEFRVPYDEVKKAGHEAVIIGVEAGRQLKGKKGKEVITAEKSVKDVREEDFAALVIPGGYSPDHLRMEIPMVGFVRDFFKADKPIASICHGPWMLVEADIADGRTVTSFPSIKTDLINAGARWVDREVVEDGGLITSRKPDDLKAFCAALLRQVSQGIAARLESPLAPKATSDQQPSVHH
- a CDS encoding sugar O-acetyltransferase; the protein is MLAGELYVAADPELAAERARARKLLRAYNQSTEDELAQRESLLSQLLGSAGPGVWIEPPFFCDYGEHIRLGARVYMNFQCVILDCNLVTLGDDVFLGPGVHIYAATHPLDPDERIKGPELGRPVTIGAKVWIGGGSIICPGVTIGEGSTIGAGSVVVKDIPPYVFAGGNPCRVIRNLR
- the treZ gene encoding malto-oligosyltrehalose trehalohydrolase, producing MTSTESRRPLGAQVLGKGQTRFRVWAPRRRRVDVCLQEDRGARYLPLEPRAQGYFEGIHPVAPGSLYKYRLDGGECFPDPCSHFQPEGPHGPSQVVNPTGYAWKDGDWKGITLKGQVLYELHLGTFTPEGTYAAAARKLPLLKELGITTLELMPLHTCPGRFNWGYDGAQLFAPHPAHGGPDELRRLVDEAHRLGLGIILDVVYNHLGPDGNYLSQFSQGYFNPKYPNEWGDPTNFDDGEAAGHSREFFIQNACHWVTDYHFDGLRLDATQSLYDASPRHIVAELVERVREAAGKRQVLIIGENEPQDVKLVTPPARGGYGVDALWVDDFHHTAKVAATGRSEAYMQDYCGSAQELLSCALRNSLFQGQYYQWQKKPRGTPLLHTPAPHFVFYLQNHDQLANALKGERMHQQMGLARARAITTLMLLLPQTPMLFMGQEFFASSPFLYFVDHKPELQELVRKGRNDFLSQFASARHALEQEGYQVPFGEEAFLRSKLDWSERERNAEALALHRDLLKLRREDPVFAAQDTARLAGAVLSKEALVLRYFGGEREGDRLLVLNLGTELEMAPCPEPLLVPPPGNKWRPLLASEHVRYGGMGSPPFAEDGRIRIPGQMALVLTSEEEKK
- a CDS encoding putative quinol monooxygenase — its product is MYGLIGRMIAAPGKRDELLSALNGSIGHMPGCLSYVIALDREHPDALWVTEVWDSAESHKASLSLPEVRAAITKARPIIAGFDNRVETIPVGGVGLAGAK